A single genomic interval of Acidovorax sp. 1608163 harbors:
- a CDS encoding ATP-binding protein: MTTHAAVPAPAPTTPRGLWPRSLLGRNLLLMAVLIVLGQLCAAVLVRQMILKPRVAQVADGVARNVAALRAGLQALPPGQRQAFVQAFNAQAAQTQAFALTAAPGAWRAVLSPMERQFVRAVTQRLDEAQGAPPSGEPVWRRDSSGVLSLRVVHEGTEYWLNLPSVFPTREFTGAWLMATLASMVLALAGAWWLQRHLNQPLQRVVLAAQRLARGQPPAPLPEDGPTEIATVARSFNHMAHSLAQADQERALMLAGVSHDLRTPLTKLRLGVEIAGPQIEPELATRMVRSMDEMDAILGQFLHFARMQEAEPPQPAALDDLAQAIAQAQADHGRSVALELGAPPPAPVQAQALRRAVDNLVENAWRHGAAPVVLRTGSEGDAVWIEVQDHGPGLPATELERVRQPFARGEAARSGRPGAGLGLAIADRVARAHGGRLELHSAPGQGLRARLALPVGSAPKI; this comes from the coding sequence ATGACCACACACGCTGCGGTGCCCGCGCCTGCACCCACCACACCCAGGGGCCTGTGGCCCCGCAGCCTGCTGGGCCGCAACCTGCTGCTGATGGCCGTGCTCATCGTGCTGGGCCAGCTGTGCGCGGCGGTGCTGGTGCGGCAGATGATCCTCAAGCCCCGCGTGGCGCAGGTGGCCGATGGCGTGGCGCGCAATGTGGCCGCCCTCCGCGCTGGGCTGCAAGCGCTGCCGCCCGGACAGCGGCAAGCGTTTGTGCAGGCCTTCAACGCGCAAGCCGCGCAAACACAGGCCTTTGCACTGACGGCTGCGCCCGGCGCCTGGCGCGCCGTGCTCTCGCCCATGGAGCGGCAGTTTGTGCGCGCAGTGACGCAGCGGCTGGACGAGGCACAGGGCGCGCCTCCCTCAGGCGAGCCGGTCTGGCGACGCGACAGCAGCGGCGTACTGTCGCTGCGCGTGGTGCATGAGGGAACGGAATACTGGCTCAACCTGCCCAGCGTCTTCCCCACGCGCGAGTTCACCGGGGCCTGGCTCATGGCCACACTGGCCAGCATGGTGCTGGCGCTGGCGGGCGCGTGGTGGCTGCAGCGCCACCTTAACCAGCCGCTGCAGCGCGTGGTGCTGGCCGCGCAGCGCCTGGCCCGGGGCCAGCCGCCCGCGCCCCTGCCCGAGGACGGTCCCACCGAGATCGCCACCGTGGCCCGCAGCTTCAACCACATGGCCCACAGCCTGGCCCAGGCCGACCAGGAGCGGGCGCTAATGCTTGCGGGCGTGTCGCACGACCTGCGCACGCCGCTGACCAAGCTGCGCCTGGGGGTGGAGATAGCGGGCCCGCAGATTGAGCCCGAGCTGGCCACGCGCATGGTGCGCAGCATGGACGAGATGGACGCCATCCTCGGCCAGTTTTTGCACTTTGCCCGCATGCAGGAGGCCGAGCCCCCGCAGCCCGCCGCACTGGACGACCTGGCCCAGGCCATCGCCCAGGCGCAAGCCGACCATGGCCGCAGCGTGGCGCTGGAGCTGGGCGCGCCGCCGCCCGCGCCCGTGCAAGCCCAGGCCCTGCGCCGCGCAGTGGACAACCTGGTGGAGAACGCCTGGCGCCACGGCGCAGCGCCCGTGGTGCTTCGCACGGGCAGCGAAGGTGATGCCGTGTGGATCGAAGTGCAGGACCACGGCCCCGGCCTGCCCGCCACCGAGCTGGAGCGCGTGCGCCAGCCCTTTGCCCGGGGCGAGGCGGCCCGCAGTGGCCGCCCCGGCGCAGGATTGGGCCTGGCAATTGCCGACCGTGTGGCCCGCGCGCACGGCGGGCGGCTCGAGCTGCACAGCGCCCCGGGCCAGGGGCTGCGGGCGCGGCTGGCGCTGCCCGTGGGCAGCGCACCAAAGATTTAA
- the ompR gene encoding two-component system response regulator OmpR — translation MTDTLAKILVADDEPDLRALLQRYLSDQGYTVRTVEGAGPLDVLLARERFDVLVLDVMMPGEDGLSICRRLRAQGETIPILMLTARGDPVDRIVGLEMGADDYLPKPFNPRELLARIQAMVRRQRMLGAHTGPQGVHERLAFGDFVLLPAERRLEKAGADMALTTGEFALLLALAQNPQRPLGRDRLMALAYGPDHTATDRSIDVQIMRLRKLIEADPAQPRHIRTVWGVGYVFVPDGAAPASGGRP, via the coding sequence ATGACCGACACCCTGGCCAAGATCCTGGTCGCCGATGACGAGCCCGACCTGCGCGCCCTGCTGCAGCGCTACCTGAGCGACCAGGGCTACACCGTGCGCACGGTGGAGGGCGCCGGGCCGCTGGATGTGCTGCTGGCGCGTGAGCGCTTTGACGTGCTGGTGCTCGATGTGATGATGCCGGGCGAGGACGGCCTGTCCATCTGCCGGCGCCTGCGCGCGCAGGGCGAGACCATTCCCATCCTGATGCTCACCGCCCGGGGCGATCCGGTGGACCGCATCGTGGGCCTGGAGATGGGCGCGGACGACTACCTGCCCAAGCCCTTCAACCCGCGCGAGCTGCTGGCACGCATCCAGGCCATGGTGCGCCGCCAGCGCATGCTGGGCGCGCACACCGGGCCGCAGGGTGTACACGAGCGGCTGGCGTTTGGCGACTTTGTGCTGCTGCCTGCCGAGCGGCGGCTGGAGAAGGCCGGTGCGGATATGGCCCTCACCACCGGCGAATTCGCCCTGCTGCTGGCCCTGGCCCAAAACCCGCAGCGCCCCTTGGGGCGGGACCGGCTCATGGCCCTGGCCTATGGCCCCGACCACACGGCCACCGACCGCAGCATTGACGTGCAGATCATGCGGCTGCGCAAACTGATCGAGGCCGACCCGGCCCAGCCGCGCCACATCCGCACCGTGTGGGGCGTGGGCTACGTGTTTGTGCCCGATGGCGCTGCGCCTGCCAGCGGGGGCAGGCCATGA